The Calditerrivibrio sp. genome includes the window GGGCGTTTTTCAGCTGCCATATTACTTGATCTCTTTTAACTTTTCTTCCAGTTCTTCGAATGATGGTCTTGTAGATGGGGGTATAGCCCTTCTGGCGAGTTCTATTGCTGCTTTTGGATCAGGAGTATTTACGAAGAATACGAGGGCTTCTTTTACCACTCTGTAGGTGAAACTGTTAAAAATTACTATATTCTCAAGACCTGATGCGATAGGACCAACTATACCGTAAGATAATAAAACCCCCAAGAATGTACCAACAAGGGCGGCACCAATATGGTGACCTAAGACCTCAGGGGGTTCACTGATAAGACCCATCGTAATAACGACACCCATAACTGCAGCAACAATACCGAATGCTGGAAGACCATCAGCCATTTTCTGAATTGCATGGGCAGGAAGATGTTCTTCTTTGTGGGCGGTGTCTATATCTACATCCATGAGGTTTTCCAACTCATGGGGTTGCATTACACCTGTAAGAATGACTTTTAAATTATCGCTTATAAAGTGTAGTAGATGGTGATTTTTTAATACTGATGGATAGTTATTGAAAATGGGGCTTTCCTTGGGGTTTTCTACATCGTTTTCTAAGGATAGAAGCCCATTTTTTCGTGCTTTTATAAATAGTTCGTACAAGAGTTTCAAGAGCTCTTCATAATCTTGTTTGGTTGGCGTTTTCCCACTAAAAAGGCTTTTGACACCTCCAACTATAAGCTTGATTAAAGCAATAGGTGAACCGACTATGAGTGCTCCAAGTGCAGCACCACCTATTATTATAAACTCAGAAGGTTGAATAAGTAGATGAATATTACCGCCAGCTAAAAGAAATCCTCCCAAAACTGAGCCAAAAACAACTATATATCCAATAATAGCCGTCATAAGCTACACTTCTCCTAAATTATTTATCATAAAATATTCATCGGTAAAAGATACAAAAACATAAGCTAAATTTTGTATTGATTAAACCGTTTAATAGATATAATAATACAAAAAAGTTAACAAGTCAACGGAGAGTGGCTTATGGGTGTATTGGGGATAGTTGTTCTTATTTTTATTGTTGTGATTGTGGGGCTGGGAGTTTTTTATTACAATAGGTTTGTTTCCCTTAGGAATATGATAGATGAGGCTTATAGTAGTATAGATGTCCAGCTTAAGAGAAGATACGATCTGATTCCAAATCTTGTAGAGACTGTAAAAGGTTATGCAAAACATGAACAGATGACGTTAGAAAATGTAGTAAGATTGAGGAATATTGCACAAACATCAAAGGGTATCCATGATAAGATCAAAAGTGAAAATATGCTCACTTCAGCATTGAGAAGTGTTTTTGCACTGGCGGAAAGTTATCCTGATTTAAAAGCTAATGAAAATTTTTTATCGCTACAAAGTGCCCTTGTTGAGATAGAAAACAATATTCAGGCTGCGAGAAGATATTACAATGCAGTTGTAAAGGAGAACAATACCTTGTGCGAGACTTTCCCATCTCTTATAATAGCTAAGATATTCCATTTTGGTAAAAGAGAATATTTCACTTTGGAAGATCGTGAAAGGGGCAACGTTGAGGTATCCTTTTAGATGAAAGTCGTTATTTTTCTGTTATTCTTCCCTTTTTTGGCTTTTGCTGAATTTTTTGATATAGAAAATTATAAGGTAAAGATAAAAATTAATGAAGATTCCACAATAGATGTTATTGAAGAATTAACGGTAAATTTTATTTCACCAAGACATGGTATTTTCAGGAAAATACCCTATTCTTATCAGACTGACAGCTTTATTATGGATTCAGGAAGGTTTAGTTTTGGTAATAAACGTTATAAGATCGAGATATTTGATATAGATACAGATCCTAAGCCTTTTTCAGTGTCTAAGAAAGATGGGTATGTGGTTATTAAGATAGGGGATAAAGAAAGGCTTGTTAGTGGTAGAGTTTATTATTCAATAAGGTACAAGGTTTTTGGGGCTATCAATAGGTTTGATGATCATTCGGAATTGTATTGGAATGTCATAGGGCATGATTGGGGAGTATATATTAATGAGTTGTCTTTTTCAGTCAAGCTGAAAGAGGGGTTTAGTTTAAAACAAGAGGATTTTATTATTTTTTATGGTCCCTCTGGAAGTAGAGAAAGGATAATGTCTGGATATTTGCTTTCTGATGGATTGATGGTTGAGAATATTCCCAAACTACCACCTAAGCATGGGGTGACTTTTGCGATAAGATTACCCAATAGCTATTTTAGTAAGAGTTCGATTCTGTTAAAAGTTAAGTTGTTCTTGATAAACAATATGTTTGTGTTGGTCCCTTTATTTGTTTTGTTTATAGCCCATTCAGTATGGGTAAGACATGGTAGGGATTTAAAATTTGTGAAAGTTGTGGAGTATTTTCCTCCAAGAAATCTTACACCTGCTGAAGTGGGAGTCTTAAATGATGACATGCTTGATAACAGGGATATTGTATCACTTATATTTTATTGGGCAAGTTTAGGTGTTGTGAGTATAGAAGAGATCAAAGGGGAAGGATTGTTCGACAAAGACGATTATATGATTCATAAATTGAAAGATCTGCCTAAAGAGGCTAAAAACCATGAAAAGGTTTTTTTTGATGCTCTGTTTGGGCTAAGGGATAGTGTTTTGATCTCTTCTTTGAAAGATTCATTTTATGATAAACTCCAAAAAGTAAGAAATGCCCTAAATAGGGATATAGAAAATGAAGAGTTATATTTTAAAGATAGTAAG containing:
- the motA gene encoding flagellar motor stator protein MotA is translated as MTAIIGYIVVFGSVLGGFLLAGGNIHLLIQPSEFIIIGGAALGALIVGSPIALIKLIVGGVKSLFSGKTPTKQDYEELLKLLYELFIKARKNGLLSLENDVENPKESPIFNNYPSVLKNHHLLHFISDNLKVILTGVMQPHELENLMDVDIDTAHKEEHLPAHAIQKMADGLPAFGIVAAVMGVVITMGLISEPPEVLGHHIGAALVGTFLGVLLSYGIVGPIASGLENIVIFNSFTYRVVKEALVFFVNTPDPKAAIELARRAIPPSTRPSFEELEEKLKEIK
- a CDS encoding LemA family protein, with amino-acid sequence MGVLGIVVLIFIVVIVGLGVFYYNRFVSLRNMIDEAYSSIDVQLKRRYDLIPNLVETVKGYAKHEQMTLENVVRLRNIAQTSKGIHDKIKSENMLTSALRSVFALAESYPDLKANENFLSLQSALVEIENNIQAARRYYNAVVKENNTLCETFPSLIIAKIFHFGKREYFTLEDRERGNVEVSF
- a CDS encoding DUF2207 domain-containing protein, translating into MKVVIFLLFFPFLAFAEFFDIENYKVKIKINEDSTIDVIEELTVNFISPRHGIFRKIPYSYQTDSFIMDSGRFSFGNKRYKIEIFDIDTDPKPFSVSKKDGYVVIKIGDKERLVSGRVYYSIRYKVFGAINRFDDHSELYWNVIGHDWGVYINELSFSVKLKEGFSLKQEDFIIFYGPSGSRERIMSGYLLSDGLMVENIPKLPPKHGVTFAIRLPNSYFSKSSILLKVKLFLINNMFVLVPLFVLFIAHSVWVRHGRDLKFVKVVEYFPPRNLTPAEVGVLNDDMLDNRDIVSLIFYWASLGVVSIEEIKGEGLFDKDDYMIHKLKDLPKEAKNHEKVFFDALFGLRDSVLISSLKDSFYDKLQKVRNALNRDIENEELYFKDSKLLSLLFLLAGFGFLFVGFFVVGFWGLNGAVYLWLSGIIMIFYGIIMPKKTIKGLDKYKKIVGFREFIKRTEVEKLKYLLSQDEGYFDKTLPYAISLNLFKDWVTKFEGLMVRPPEWFMTSGTVSYMGDFIGSVSKSFDSIKNSLSSKPKSAASGGSGFSGGGSGGGFGGGGGGSW